The following are encoded together in the Lathyrus oleraceus cultivar Zhongwan6 chromosome 3, CAAS_Psat_ZW6_1.0, whole genome shotgun sequence genome:
- the LOC127132022 gene encoding uncharacterized protein LOC127132022, with protein MNIVKKVNYRYNIIYKFPRPVLDDLLKLANRSPPDNHNVFRKDFGRILSYLEAPFNEYQRDVIHTLLQFYDRTLRCFMFLNYLLAPTLEEYSSILDIPILHQLPFHASMKKPNAAQVVVALYLRESIVKVNFKKKGSVCGYHLSFLLKEAGGMDDKEDLRAFNDVLACCIYGIVLFPNEVKYIDENVVVIFIQRNHVLTLLGDVYHSIQSRSYKGKGGVIHYCAPLLYHWFRSLLPFQGSFVDTKDTLKWSQRMMELTSKDIG; from the coding sequence ATGAACATTGTTAAGAAGGTCAACTACAGATACAACATCATCTACAAGTTTCCAAGGCCAGTTCTGGATGATCTTCTCAAGCTAGCTAATAGGTCTCCCCCTGATAATCATAATGTCTTCAGAAAGGATTTTGGAAGGATTTTGAGTTACCTGGAAGCTCCTTTCAATGAGTACCAGAGGGATGTCATTCATACTCTGTTACAGTTTTATGATCGCACTTTGAGATGCTTCATGTTCCTGAATTATCTGTtagctcctactttggaagaGTACTCTAGTATCTTGGACATCCCTATCTTGCACCAATTACCTTTTCATGCTTCCATGAAGAAACCCAATGCTGCTCAGGTTGTTGTTGCTCTTTATTTGAGGGAATCTATTGTGAAGGTTAACTTTAAGAAGAAGGGAAGTGTTTGTGGTTATCATTTGAGTTTTCTGTTGAAAGAGGCTGGTGGTATGGATGACAAGGAAGATTTGAGGGCTTTCAATGATGTTCTAGCTTGTTGTATCTATGGGATTGTGTTATTTCCTAATGAAGTGAAGTACATTGATGAGAATGTTGTTGTTATCTTCATTCAAAGGAATCATGTGTTAACTCTCCTAGGAGATGTTTATCATTCCATACAATCTAGAAGTTACAAAGGGAAAGGTGGTGTGATCCATTATTGTGCACCATTGTTATACCATTGGTTTAGAAGTCTCCTCCCTTTCCAAGGTTCTTTTGTTGATACCAAAGACACCTTAAAGTGGTCCCAAAGGATGATGGAACTAACCTCCAAGGACATCGGCTAG